A segment of the Thalassospira sp. ER-Se-21-Dark genome:
GAAAAGTTTGAGCGTACAAAACCGCACGTTAACGTTGGCACTATCGGCCACGTTGACCACGGTAAAACCACGCTGACCGCAGCAATCACCAAAGTTCTGGCAGAAGCCGGTGGCGCTTCGTTCCAGGACTACAGCATGATCGACAAGGCACCGGAAGAGAAAGCTCGTGGTATCACGATCTCGACCGCGCACGTTGAGTATGAGACCGAGAACCGTCACTACGCACACGTCGACTGCCCGGGCCACGCTGACTATGTTAAAAACATGATCACTGGTGCGGCACAGATGGACGGCGGTATCCTCGTCGTTTCGGCTGCTGATGGCCCGATGCCGCAGACCCGTGAGCACATCCTGCTCGCACGTCAGGTTGGCGTTCCGGCTCTCGTCGTCTTCATGAACAAAGTTGACCAGGTCGACGACGAAGAGCTTCTCGAGCTCGTCGAAATGGAAATCCGTGAACTTCTGTCGTCCTATGACTTCCCGGGCGACGATATTCCGATCGTCAAGGGCTCTGCTCTTGCTGCTCTGGAAGGTCGCGATGATGAAATCGGCAAGAACGCTATCCTCGAACTGATGAAAGCGGTTGACGACTACATCCCGGCTCCTGAGCGTCCGAAAGACAAGCCGTTCCTGATGCCGATCGAAGACGTGTTCTCGATCTCGGGTCGTGGTACGGTTGTAACCGGTCGTGTTGAAACCGGCGTTGTTAAAGTTGGCGAAGAGATTGAAATCGTCGGCATTAAAGACACCGTTAAAACCACCGTTACCGGCGTTGAAATGTTCCGCAAGCTGCTCGACCAGGGCGAAGCTGGCGACAACATTGGCGCGCTGCTGCGTGGTACCAAACGTGAAGACGTCGAACGTGGCCAGGTTCTGGCACACGTTGGCTCGATCACCCCGCACACCAAATTCGAAGCAGAAGCCTACATCCTGACCAAGGATGAAGGTGGCCGTCACACGCCGTTCTTCTCGAACTACCGTCCGCAGTTCTACTTCCGTACGACTGACGTAACCGGTTCGATCGAGCTGCCGGCTGGCACCGAAATGGTTATGCCGGGCGACAACGTTCAGATGACCGCAACTCTCATTGCACCGATCGCAATGGACGAAGGTCTGCGTTTCGCAATCCGTGAAGGCGGTCGTACCGTCGGTGCGGGTGTTGTTGCGAAAATCATCGAATAATTTTTGAGATTTTGCACGATTGAGTGCTTGATCTTGGATGTGCGGGCGGCTATAACCCGCCCGCACACCCCGCCACCCGGGCGGGATTTAGTCAGGAAGAAGATAAGCTTTTCAACTTTCTGATGTCTTGTAGGAGTGTAGCTCAGTTGGTAGAGCATCGGTCTCCAAAACCGAGTGTCGGGGGTTCGAGTCCCTCCTCTCCTGCCACTTTTTCCGGGTTGTGAAATAAAGCATTAGAAAGCGGTGTAACCCCGACAATGGCTAAAACGTCGCCAGCACAATTCGTACAGCAGGTCCGCTCCGAAGCGAAAAAAGTTTCGTGGCCGTCCCGTAAGGAAACGACTGTTTCGACCATCATGGTTTTCGTGATGGTTGCTCTTGCGTCTGTTTTCTTCTTTGTTGTCGATCAGCTCCTCGCATGGGGTGTTAAGCTGGTCTTTGGTGTTGGGGGTTGATTATGGCGCATCGCTGGTACGTTTTGCACGTTCACTCCGGTTTTGAGAAAAAGGTCGCCCAGTCGATCCGCGAACAGGCCATCAAGA
Coding sequences within it:
- the tuf gene encoding elongation factor Tu, which encodes EKFERTKPHVNVGTIGHVDHGKTTLTAAITKVLAEAGGASFQDYSMIDKAPEEKARGITISTAHVEYETENRHYAHVDCPGHADYVKNMITGAAQMDGGILVVSAADGPMPQTREHILLARQVGVPALVVFMNKVDQVDDEELLELVEMEIRELLSSYDFPGDDIPIVKGSALAALEGRDDEIGKNAILELMKAVDDYIPAPERPKDKPFLMPIEDVFSISGRGTVVTGRVETGVVKVGEEIEIVGIKDTVKTTVTGVEMFRKLLDQGEAGDNIGALLRGTKREDVERGQVLAHVGSITPHTKFEAEAYILTKDEGGRHTPFFSNYRPQFYFRTTDVTGSIELPAGTEMVMPGDNVQMTATLIAPIAMDEGLRFAIREGGRTVGAGVVAKIIE
- the secE gene encoding preprotein translocase subunit SecE yields the protein MAKTSPAQFVQQVRSEAKKVSWPSRKETTVSTIMVFVMVALASVFFFVVDQLLAWGVKLVFGVGG